Part of the Sphingobacterium sp. LZ7M1 genome, GATCCATCCGAAAGCAAATTGAACAACCTTAAAATTCTGAATGATGAAACCTTTACTAGTATACTTGGGCTTGATTCTATTTGCTTCTATGGTTCCCTTGGTATCCAAGGGGCAGGGAATTGCCCAGGAAATGCAGAGTATGCATGCAGTCTTGGAGCAGCTATACGCTGAGATGATGCCCCTTTGCAGCACACTGATCGGTGTAGCCCAAGGGATTGCCGGATTTGCTGCGACGTGGTATATCGGTTCTAGGGTCTGGCGGCATATTGCCAATGCGGAACCGGTGGATTTTTATCCCTTACTTCGACCATTTGTCATCGGCTTCTGCATTGCACTGTTTCCATCGGTCATTTCGCTGATCAATGGCGTGATGAATCCGGTCGTTTCAGCTAGTTCAGCAATGGTGAAAGATTCAAACCGCGCGATTGAAGTGCTGCTTGAAAAAAAGGAAGAAGCCATCAGGCAAACCGATTCCTGGCAAATGTATGTAGGGGATACCGGAGAAGGAAATCGTGATAAATGGTATAAATATACCCACGGCGAAGATCCTTCATCAGAGGGAATGCTGGATGAAATTGGCAATGATATCAAGTTTGCCATGGCCAAAGCATCCTATAATTTCCGCAATTCAGTCAAGGAATGGCTCAGTGAGGTCTTACAGATCCTGTTTGAGGCCGCAGCACTATGCATCAATACGCTGCGAACCTTTCAGTTGGTGGTGCTATCCATTTTAGGCCCCTTGGTGTTCGGCATTGCCGTGTTTGACGGCTTTCAGCATACCCTGACCGTTTGGATCGCCAGATACATCAATATTTTCCTTTGGCTTCCGGTTGCCAATATCTTTGGTGGTATTCTGGGCAAAATCCAGGAAAATATGCTCAAGCTTGACCTCTCACAACTCGCCGATCAAGGAGATACCTTCTTTAGCCGGACGGACTTGGCGTATTTGGTTTTCCTGATCATCGGTATCGTGGGCTATTTCAGCGTGCCTTCGGTAGCCAACTATATCGTGCATGCGGGAGGTGGTTCGGTGCTGGGTCAGAAAGTTGGAAGCCTGATATCCAAATCCAGTCAAGTGGTCCTCAGTGGGGGCGCTGCTGCAGGGGGAATGGTCATCGATGCCTTAGGTTCAGCCCATAATAAAATGACCCAAGATCTGTCGGGAAGCAGCCAGTCGGATCCTTATTTCCCCCATGAGAGAAAGGGGCATTCCTTTATGGACGATAAATTGAAAGGGCAGTAATCTATGGGTAAGAAGTATCCAAAATAAGTAAGGTGCTTGATTAAGGTTATGATTAAAAAAGAGGAGATATGTTTGGAAAATTAAGAAACTTGGATCGTGCATTTCAGCAAGTACGCCTATTCAGTATATTGACTGTATCTGGGAGCCTTATACTGAGCTTTTATGCACTGTATCAGAGTTTCAGGTCAGTACGCGGCATGCAGGACCGAATCTATGTCCTTGCACAGGGAAAAGCCATGGAGGCTTACGCCAGCAATCGCGGAGAAAATTTTAACGCAGAGGCAAAAAGTCATATCGCAAATTTTCACCAGCTGTTCTTCAATTTGGTACCCGACGAGCAGGCTAACCGCAAGAATATCCGAATGGCGCTGTACTTGGCGGACCAGCGTGCCCACCGCGTCTACTCGGATCTCGTGGAAAGCGGTTATTATATCAACTTGGTTTCGGGAAATGTCAGCCAGAAGATCGCAGTTGATAGTATCCAGCTTTTTGAGCGTCAGCTGGAGATGCATTTTCGCTTTTTTGGCAAGCAAACCATCACCAGAAGTAGCCAAATCGTTGTCCGCTCGCTCATTACGGAGGGGTCTCTAAGAGAAATCGCGCGATCGGACCATAATCCGCACGGGCTGTTGATTGAACAATGGAAGACACTGGAAAACAAGGATATTGAAGTCGCCCAAAGAAATCGATAAATCCATATTAAAAATGTAAGAATCTTGGAAGGAGGGGAAGATGGAAAGGTTAGATATGGTTCTTAAAGACCGGCATGCAATCGCACTAAAAAAGAGATCAGTGGCGTGGCCTTTGGATCCCGTGTTTTGCTTTATTACGTTCTCAAGCGTGCTGGTGCTGGTACACATCCATCTATTAATACGTTTAACAGAAATGGTTCGGGCAGTATATCGCGTGCCACATAAATTTCACCTGCATCAAAGCAAACAGCTGAATTTTCCTCCTCCTATACAGCCCATCATTCTAAAACACGATACTTTACAAATGGATCCCTGCTATTACCAAGGACTTCCAACGACTTTTTAAGTAAAAATAAACACCAAAATAAATCGCATGAATAAAATGAAACAATTCCGATGGAGCCGGCGCAAGCAGCAGCTGCTTTTTGCCGCCCCGCTATTGATCCTTCCTGTCGCCGCTCTGGGATTTTGGAGTATGGAAAACCTTGAGCAACATAAAAAGGAGACCTTAGACAGCTTAAAAAATGGAACCTTGTTGGATGTTCCACAGGCACAAGTTTCCAGTAAAGAAGAACCGGACAAAATGGATCTATATGCAAATAGCGTATTCCTTGAGGATGGCCAACCTATAACATCTGTCCCTCTGAACGAAAATTGGAACCAGCAGTCGGTCGACAGCATTCATGACGGAGCATTCTCTTCAACAGATGATGCCTTTATGAACCTCGAGGCATCAAATGAAGGTTCTCAACAAGTGGCAGTGCTGGAAAAACGCTTGCTTTCCCTGCAGGCCCAGCTGAACCAACAGAGACCTCCCTTGCAGGAAAATCAATACGAAAACATGGCAAGACCCTTAACCTCTCCAATTTCTTCAGATGTCCAAAGGCTTGAACTGTTGATGGAAAAGATGGAAACGGGGAATACGGAAGACCCAGAACTCGCTCAGCTTTCAAGCATGCTCGAGAAAATCATTTCGATTCAGCATCCCGAACGCCTGCAGCAGGAAATGCAGCAAGAAGCTCTGGCACTACAACCTGCTATTTATGAAGTGACTGGTGAACGGGATCTTGTACCACGCAGTTTGATGCTGGATAACGTTGTTGAAGGTGAAGTAGAAGGATTTTTTGGACTGGGTGATCCGGGGGAAATGCAGCTGCAAAAGGAAAATGCCATTCAGGCTGAAATCTACGGAGAACAAACGGTTGTCAATGGATCCACCTTAAGGATAAGCTTGAGAGAGGACGTTCAACTTGCTGGTTCAAAGCTAAAGAAAGGCAGCATGCTATTCGGTGTGGTCGGCCTGCAAGGCGATCGACTTCAGGTCAGGATCAGTGGAATTCGTATGGATCAGTCTTTACTGCCCGTGGAACTAGCGCTCTTTGACTTGGACGGGATTGCGGGCATCTATATTCCGGGATCCATCGCCCGGGAAGGTGCCAAGAACGCTTTAGATCAAGGCATACAAGCCATGCGATTCAGTGAATTGAATGAATCGCTGAGTGGAAAGGCGATCGATGTGGGAATCGATGCGGCAAAGGATCTGCTTGCCAGAAAAGCGAAGCTAATCAAGGTGACCATTAAGGACGGATACCGGGTCTTGCTTAAGCAGAAATAATAAAGAGTCAACAACATTTAATCAATAGATAGATCATGAAAAACATCATTATGTACTTGGCAATCCTTGGGATCTGGTATCCTTGGAATGCCGCGGCTCAGCAGAGGAAGCCGACGAAACTCGCCATAAGCCATAACAAAACCACCAATATTGTCTTTCCTTTTTCCATTGTCGGTGTTGATCGCGGAAGTCCGGATATTTTGGTGCAGAAAGCCCAAGGTGTCGCACACATCCTGCAGGTAAAATCTTCCATAGCCGATTTTGACACCACAAACCTCTCGGTTATTACCGGAGATGGACGTCTGCACAGCTTTATATTAAGCTATGCAAAATCACCAAAGGAGCTCGAGTATGTTGTTCCTAAAATCAGTAGCAGACAGATTCCGGGGCCAGATGCCAATGAGGAGTGCTTGGAATCAAATATCAGATTATTAAAACAGCTACCTACCGATAAGCTGATTAAAAGTAGCAAAGCATTCGGTATGGAATGTGCGCTTCAGGGATTATTCGTGCAAGATAACCTGTTTTATTTCGTATTCCAGATCAGCAATAAATCGGCTATCGATTATGACATGGAAAACCTGAGGTTCTTTGTCCGGGATAATAAACAGGTCAAAAGGACAGCATCCCAAGAACTTGAAATCAGCCCGATCCCTACACCTAAAAGCAACGTATCGGTGGCAGGTTCTGCAAAACAAAAAATCGTCTATGTGCTCCCCAAATTTACGCTGGCCGATCAAAAACACCTGCTGATAGAAATCAAGGAGAAAGATGGCGGAAGAAATTTTGAAATACGGCTGAAAAACAAAGACCTGATGAAGGCGAAATGGATAAACGATTAAATATACCAATCATGAACAGCAAAAATTTTGAATACCTACGTGAACAGGTCAAGTTCACCGGTTTCGGAGAAGGATTAGAAAATGAATTACGTGAAGCGCTGACTCAAGGAAAGCCAGCTTTCACATTAGACTTTCATGCCCAATACCAAGAGGATTACCTGCAGGCAAGTCTCAATTTCAGCAAATCCAAGGAAACGGATTTCTATTTTTTCAATTCGTACAAAATGGAACTTCAGAAGCAGGGTGCTAGCCAAGA contains:
- the traJ gene encoding conjugative transposon protein TraJ: MMKPLLVYLGLILFASMVPLVSKGQGIAQEMQSMHAVLEQLYAEMMPLCSTLIGVAQGIAGFAATWYIGSRVWRHIANAEPVDFYPLLRPFVIGFCIALFPSVISLINGVMNPVVSASSAMVKDSNRAIEVLLEKKEEAIRQTDSWQMYVGDTGEGNRDKWYKYTHGEDPSSEGMLDEIGNDIKFAMAKASYNFRNSVKEWLSEVLQILFEAAALCINTLRTFQLVVLSILGPLVFGIAVFDGFQHTLTVWIARYINIFLWLPVANIFGGILGKIQENMLKLDLSQLADQGDTFFSRTDLAYLVFLIIGIVGYFSVPSVANYIVHAGGGSVLGQKVGSLISKSSQVVLSGGAAAGGMVIDALGSAHNKMTQDLSGSSQSDPYFPHERKGHSFMDDKLKGQ
- the traK gene encoding conjugative transposon protein TraK, with protein sequence MFGKLRNLDRAFQQVRLFSILTVSGSLILSFYALYQSFRSVRGMQDRIYVLAQGKAMEAYASNRGENFNAEAKSHIANFHQLFFNLVPDEQANRKNIRMALYLADQRAHRVYSDLVESGYYINLVSGNVSQKIAVDSIQLFERQLEMHFRFFGKQTITRSSQIVVRSLITEGSLREIARSDHNPHGLLIEQWKTLENKDIEVAQRNR
- the traM gene encoding conjugative transposon protein TraM, which encodes MKQFRWSRRKQQLLFAAPLLILPVAALGFWSMENLEQHKKETLDSLKNGTLLDVPQAQVSSKEEPDKMDLYANSVFLEDGQPITSVPLNENWNQQSVDSIHDGAFSSTDDAFMNLEASNEGSQQVAVLEKRLLSLQAQLNQQRPPLQENQYENMARPLTSPISSDVQRLELLMEKMETGNTEDPELAQLSSMLEKIISIQHPERLQQEMQQEALALQPAIYEVTGERDLVPRSLMLDNVVEGEVEGFFGLGDPGEMQLQKENAIQAEIYGEQTVVNGSTLRISLREDVQLAGSKLKKGSMLFGVVGLQGDRLQVRISGIRMDQSLLPVELALFDLDGIAGIYIPGSIAREGAKNALDQGIQAMRFSELNESLSGKAIDVGIDAAKDLLARKAKLIKVTIKDGYRVLLKQK
- the traN gene encoding conjugative transposon protein TraN, whose protein sequence is MKNIIMYLAILGIWYPWNAAAQQRKPTKLAISHNKTTNIVFPFSIVGVDRGSPDILVQKAQGVAHILQVKSSIADFDTTNLSVITGDGRLHSFILSYAKSPKELEYVVPKISSRQIPGPDANEECLESNIRLLKQLPTDKLIKSSKAFGMECALQGLFVQDNLFYFVFQISNKSAIDYDMENLRFFVRDNKQVKRTASQELEISPIPTPKSNVSVAGSAKQKIVYVLPKFTLADQKHLLIEIKEKDGGRNFEIRLKNKDLMKAKWIND